The Plasmodium cynomolgi strain B DNA, scaffold: 0711, whole genome shotgun sequence nucleotide sequence tttaatttatatccCATACTAGTAATGTTTTTTAGTATTAAGTATAATCCATAGAACTCTTCgattaattaataattatgtaaattgacctcaattaaaaaatagtagTAATCTGCTTATTTTCATAAGTTTTCTCAAgctattaaatatattaagaCTTATGTGTATTATTGtaatcggaaaaaaaactataaaaTGTATGATCCAAGTGTtacatttgtaattttacTTCTTTCTATAAGAGTTACATCAGCtctaatttataaattaattatatatataaatgaatcATACAAAAACTGAAGTTTATGATAATATTACTAATAACACATTGTaatataactttttatttatagtaCGATGTTGCAGGTTTATTTACTAATTACGAAAATATATTGTCTTGCGAACAGAGAAAACATGAAACATCAATCACTATTTATTCGAGTGAATGTAGTAATTTTAATGGATTAGATTCAATATCTCCTACATGTAAATCTTTTGATGCATGCAATGCtgtttctaaatttttaaatcatttaCAGGGGAATCATAATGATACTTATGCTGAAAATGgatttaaatatatgtactattggttatatgttGATGTACTGAAAAGAAAGGTAAAACATTACGATACGATTAAATTGTATAAGGAACTGATTgataaatatgaagaaaaaggatggcacttatttgaaaaatgtaaaaatctATTAAACGAGAAAAATTCCGAAAATCTTATAAAACtctttactttatataaatattttaataaagttGAAGCTAATTATGCACttgataaagaaaaatgtaaatatgctAAAGAATGCGCTGATACATATATGCGTTACATAGGTGAATCCCATATATGTGATGACAAAGATTTTTGCAGTCAATTAGAAAAATTTCGagtaaaatttaataatcaTCTTACATCAATAGAATATTGTGATGAATTAAAAGAATTCCCACCCTTCCAAGTATCTTCTCTATCTGCAACCATTTCACTCCCAGTTTCTGTAATGTCGATaatatctttattttcatttattacatataaggtgggtaaattttttgtacaaaagtAATAACActgttttataatttatgatGTACCtcttataataaaattgatatgttataaaaattgtataatttaacaggtcatatatttatacttatattagtttacccccaTAGCTTCATGGATAAACCCTAAattaatgaagaagaaaagatccattaatgaattattacaggaaacggaaaatatagaaaataattcgaaTGGAATTTCATACAACA carries:
- a CDS encoding hypothetical protein (putative); translated protein: LFTNYENILSCEQRKHETSITIYSSECSNFNGLDSISPTCKSFDACNAVSKFLNHLQGNHNDTYAENGFKYMYYWLYVDVLKRKVKHYDTIKLYKELIDKYEEKGWHLFEKCKNLLNEKNSENLIKLFTLYKYFNKVEANYALDKEKCKYAKECADTYMRYIGESHICDDKDFCSQLEKFRVKFNNHLTSIEYCDELKEFPPFQVSSLSATISLPVSVMSIISLFSFITYKVASWINPKLMKKKRSINELLQETENIENNSNGISYNIAYNLSE